The Zobellia alginiliquefaciens genome contains a region encoding:
- a CDS encoding DUF3024 domain-containing protein, with product MKNTTIDINESTIKKYVESLRPENPEIRSQLDYGYSYDGKVEILYEVRPDWNNPKKLQQSEFAKIRFYKSKQEWNLYWMRASGKWELYEPFPKSTYLEKIIEIIKEDKHHCFYG from the coding sequence ATGAAAAATACCACGATTGACATTAACGAATCGACTATAAAAAAGTATGTGGAATCTTTACGTCCGGAGAATCCAGAAATTCGTTCTCAACTAGATTATGGATATTCTTATGACGGAAAAGTTGAGATTCTTTATGAAGTTCGACCTGATTGGAACAATCCTAAAAAACTACAACAAAGTGAATTTGCGAAAATAAGGTTCTACAAATCTAAGCAGGAATGGAATCTATATTGGATGCGTGCTAGTGGGAAATGGGAACTTTACGAACCGTTTCCCAAATCAACATATTTAGAAAAAATTATTGAAATTATCAA
- a CDS encoding GNAT family N-acetyltransferase: protein MIRKHKEQDLEQIINVWYKSSTLAHPFLNSSFVEKIKSDMTNIYIPNSETWVYEVENSIVGFISMLENEIGGLFVLPNNHSKGIGTKLVDFISQKHSELEVEVFEKNVIGRAFYDKYGFERIKKYSHEESGNEVLRLKLKA from the coding sequence ATGATAAGAAAACATAAGGAACAAGATCTTGAGCAAATTATTAATGTTTGGTATAAATCATCCACATTGGCTCATCCTTTTTTGAATTCTAGTTTCGTGGAAAAAATAAAATCGGATATGACTAATATTTATATTCCGAACTCGGAAACGTGGGTTTATGAAGTTGAAAATTCAATAGTTGGATTTATAAGTATGTTGGAGAACGAAATTGGTGGGCTTTTTGTTTTACCAAATAATCATTCTAAAGGAATTGGGACAAAATTGGTCGATTTTATTAGTCAAAAACATTCTGAGCTTGAAGTCGAGGTCTTTGAAAAAAATGTTATTGGAAGAGCGTTTTATGACAAGTATGGTTTCGAAAGAATAAAAAAATATAGCCACGAAGAAAGCGGAAATGAAGTTTTGAGATTAAAACTTAAAGCTTAA
- a CDS encoding serine hydrolase domain-containing protein, with protein sequence MKHFFSTLLLVVISTTFMNCKSHTSIDSYMKELVADGDFNGNVLVVLNGEEVYQNSFGFSDGSKTVKLTKDFRFDLGSVYKEFPAVSIMQLQEKGLLNVEHKINKYLKDLPSWASTISIKNLLQYTSGLPEVEWDKYFEKNERITDEKIKEDLIDIEELEFEPGADYLYTNHSPMLLSQIVEKVTNQTFKVYVTQNLFIPFSLKDAVIHPEAPYLDKSLMAIPFNENYEEDSYKVTISGAIFSLTANDLYNWIENLHSYKIINQESIKFLSEEADFFGNIQSPLGSVEWTKNRIIEHSHHGSAGNYECIVRRFNNDKDVLTIIVQTNQKHENVGDISDEIKNILKFN encoded by the coding sequence ATGAAACATTTTTTTTCTACTCTTTTATTGGTAGTTATTTCAACAACTTTCATGAACTGTAAAAGTCATACTTCTATAGATTCTTATATGAAAGAGCTAGTAGCAGATGGTGATTTTAATGGAAATGTTTTAGTGGTTTTAAATGGAGAAGAAGTTTACCAAAATTCTTTCGGGTTTTCAGATGGCTCTAAAACAGTTAAGTTAACTAAAGATTTTCGTTTCGATTTAGGGTCAGTATACAAAGAGTTTCCAGCAGTTTCAATCATGCAACTTCAAGAAAAAGGATTGCTTAATGTAGAGCATAAAATAAATAAATATTTAAAAGATTTGCCAAGTTGGGCATCAACAATTTCAATTAAAAATTTATTGCAATACACAAGTGGTCTTCCTGAAGTTGAATGGGATAAGTACTTTGAGAAAAATGAACGGATTACTGATGAAAAAATTAAGGAAGATTTAATAGATATAGAAGAGTTGGAGTTTGAGCCAGGTGCAGATTACTTATATACGAATCATAGTCCAATGTTATTGTCGCAAATTGTAGAAAAAGTCACAAATCAAACTTTTAAAGTGTATGTTACTCAAAATTTATTCATTCCATTTTCTTTAAAAGATGCAGTAATTCATCCAGAAGCCCCATATTTAGATAAAAGCTTAATGGCTATTCCTTTTAATGAAAATTATGAGGAAGATTCTTATAAAGTAACAATCTCGGGAGCTATTTTTAGTTTAACTGCAAACGATTTATATAATTGGATAGAAAACCTTCATTCTTATAAAATTATAAATCAAGAATCCATAAAGTTCTTGTCTGAAGAAGCCGATTTTTTTGGGAATATCCAATCTCCTTTGGGTTCTGTAGAATGGACAAAGAATAGAATTATTGAGCATTCTCATCATGGTTCTGCTGGGAATTATGAATGTATAGTAAGAAGATTTAATAATGATAAAGATGTATTAACGATAATCGTTCAAACAAATCAGAAACATGAAAATGTAGGCGATATTTCAGATGAAATT